A single genomic interval of Mycolicibacterium holsaticum DSM 44478 = JCM 12374 harbors:
- a CDS encoding PAS and ANTAR domain-containing protein: MADESVELDGQTSVEHALAGGDPQRVGWFRFYFADERWEWSPQVQRMHGYDPDTVEPTTDLVLSHKHPDDYGQVAATLEEIKRTAGAFSTRHRIIDTRGQTHHVVVVGDQIFDDAGAVVGTHGFYVDVTPAMTERQNRMVTAAVAEIAEARGVIEQAKGMLMLVYRISAESAFELLKWRSQETNTKLRTLAQQIVRDFLELHYDEVLPPRSNYDRLLLTAHNRVES, encoded by the coding sequence ATGGCTGATGAGTCGGTCGAGTTAGACGGGCAAACCTCCGTCGAGCACGCCCTCGCGGGCGGGGACCCCCAACGGGTCGGTTGGTTCCGCTTCTATTTCGCCGACGAGCGCTGGGAATGGTCACCGCAGGTGCAACGGATGCACGGATACGACCCCGACACCGTCGAGCCGACCACCGATCTCGTGTTGTCGCACAAGCATCCAGACGATTACGGTCAGGTCGCCGCGACGCTCGAGGAGATCAAGCGGACCGCGGGCGCCTTCTCCACCCGCCATCGGATCATCGACACCCGCGGCCAGACCCATCACGTCGTTGTGGTCGGAGACCAGATCTTCGACGATGCCGGCGCCGTGGTCGGCACCCACGGGTTCTACGTGGACGTCACGCCGGCGATGACCGAGCGGCAGAACAGGATGGTCACTGCGGCGGTCGCGGAGATCGCCGAGGCGCGCGGGGTGATCGAGCAGGCCAAGGGCATGTTGATGCTGGTCTACCGGATCAGCGCCGAATCGGCGTTCGAACTGCTCAAGTGGCGTTCGCAGGAGACCAACACCAAGCTCAGAACGCTGGCCCAGCAAATCGTACGGGACTTCCTGGAGTTGCACTATGACGAAGTCCTACCGCCCCGGTCCAACTACGACAGGCTGCTGCTGACCGCGCATAATCGCGTCGAATCCTGA
- a CDS encoding restriction endonuclease — protein sequence MWTTGDVGAHAYDAAVRFKVYLLIGVASGAAAYLLGLDVGWSIAVGVAAPLVLAAAPSFLAGTFTGLRSAADPAEAMSGTEFEDHVARIARSCGLPVIMTSLTGDWGVDIIVGKRPNRLAIQCKRQSRPVGTAAVQEVVAGAPMQDCAKTMVVTNNEFTPAARKLAALHGCELIGGAELRRLPAEIRRLTAPAAPTEIS from the coding sequence ATGTGGACAACCGGGGACGTCGGTGCGCACGCCTACGATGCGGCTGTGCGGTTCAAGGTGTACCTGCTCATCGGCGTCGCCTCGGGCGCCGCCGCGTACCTGCTCGGCCTCGACGTCGGCTGGAGCATTGCCGTCGGTGTGGCCGCACCGCTTGTTCTGGCCGCGGCGCCGTCGTTCCTCGCGGGCACGTTCACGGGGCTGCGGTCCGCCGCAGATCCGGCGGAGGCCATGTCCGGCACCGAGTTCGAAGACCACGTCGCGCGGATCGCCCGCTCCTGCGGGCTGCCGGTGATCATGACGTCACTGACCGGCGACTGGGGCGTCGACATCATCGTCGGGAAGCGGCCCAACCGGTTGGCCATCCAGTGCAAGCGCCAGTCACGGCCCGTCGGCACCGCCGCGGTGCAGGAGGTGGTGGCGGGCGCACCGATGCAGGACTGCGCCAAGACCATGGTGGTCACCAACAACGAGTTCACCCCTGCGGCACGCAAACTCGCGGCGTTGCACGGGTGTGAGCTGATCGGCGGTGCAGAGCTACGCCGGTTGCCCGCGGAGATACGCCGGCTCACGGCGCCCGCAGCGCCGACGGAGATCAGCTGA
- the lat gene encoding L-lysine 6-transaminase yields MTAVLTPRDVAPRDVHQVLARSMLTDGFDLVLDLERSAGSCLVDARTGARYLDMFTFFASSALGMNHPALTDVQIRAELIQAAVNKPSNSDVYTVPMARFVDTFVRVLGDPALPHLFFIDGGALAVENALKVAFDWKSRRNEARGIDASLGAKVLHLTGAFHGRSGYTLSLTNTDPNKVARFPKFDWPRIDAPVLRRDADMAAVEAHSLAQARAAFEANPHDIACFIAEPIQGEGGDRHMRPQFFTAMRKLCDEFDALLIFDEVQTGCGLTGTAWAYQQLGVTPDIVAFGKKTQVCGIMAGRRVDEVADNVFVVSSRLNSTWGGNLVDMVRARRVLEIIEADQLITRAAHTGGYLLDRLKDLAEEFSGVVLDVRGRGLMCAFSLPSAAQRDALLRGLWERRVIVLATGPDGVRFRPALTVTCDEIDAAIHAVRDALS; encoded by the coding sequence ATGACCGCTGTCTTGACGCCACGCGACGTCGCACCGCGCGATGTGCACCAAGTGTTGGCGCGCAGCATGCTGACCGACGGTTTCGACCTCGTGCTCGACCTCGAACGTTCAGCGGGTTCCTGTCTGGTCGACGCCCGCACCGGCGCGCGCTACCTCGACATGTTCACGTTCTTCGCATCCTCGGCGCTCGGCATGAACCACCCCGCCCTGACCGACGTGCAGATCCGCGCCGAGCTGATACAGGCCGCGGTGAACAAACCCAGCAACTCCGACGTCTACACCGTGCCGATGGCGCGGTTCGTCGACACCTTCGTCCGGGTGCTCGGCGACCCCGCGCTGCCGCACCTGTTCTTCATCGACGGCGGCGCGCTGGCCGTCGAGAACGCGCTGAAGGTGGCGTTCGACTGGAAGAGCAGGCGCAACGAAGCCCGCGGTATCGATGCCAGCTTGGGCGCCAAGGTGTTACATCTGACCGGCGCGTTCCACGGCCGCAGCGGGTACACGCTCTCGCTGACCAACACCGACCCGAACAAGGTCGCCCGATTCCCCAAGTTCGACTGGCCACGCATCGACGCCCCCGTCCTGCGCCGGGACGCCGACATGGCTGCGGTGGAAGCACATTCGCTCGCCCAAGCCCGGGCGGCATTCGAAGCCAACCCGCACGACATCGCCTGCTTCATCGCCGAGCCGATCCAGGGTGAAGGTGGCGACCGGCATATGCGGCCGCAGTTCTTCACGGCGATGCGCAAACTGTGCGACGAGTTCGACGCCTTGTTGATCTTCGACGAAGTGCAGACCGGGTGCGGCCTCACCGGAACCGCTTGGGCCTACCAGCAACTGGGCGTGACGCCCGACATCGTGGCGTTCGGCAAGAAGACCCAGGTGTGCGGGATCATGGCGGGTCGGCGGGTCGACGAGGTGGCCGACAACGTCTTCGTGGTGAGCTCGCGGCTCAACTCCACCTGGGGCGGCAACCTCGTCGACATGGTCCGGGCACGGCGCGTCCTGGAAATCATCGAAGCCGACCAGTTGATCACGCGGGCGGCCCATACCGGCGGGTACCTGCTGGATCGGCTGAAGGACCTGGCCGAGGAGTTTTCCGGCGTGGTGCTCGACGTGCGCGGGCGCGGTCTGATGTGCGCGTTCAGCCTGCCGTCCGCAGCGCAGCGCGATGCCCTGCTGCGTGGGCTGTGGGAACGCCGGGTGATCGTATTGGCGACCGGGCCCGACGGGGTGCGGTTCCGTCCGGCGCTGACGGTCACGTGCGATGAGATCGACGCCGCGATCCACGCCGTGCGCGATGCCCTCAGCTGA
- a CDS encoding Lrp/AsnC family transcriptional regulator: protein MGEPDEHPRAPVPLDDIDRVLVRELVADGRATLAHLAATAGLSVSAVQARVRRLEARGVITGYQARLDPEAVGHQLSAFVAITPLDPSQPDDAPARLEHIPAIEACHSVAGEESYVLLVRVDSARALEDLLQQIRTTANVRTRSTVILQTFYDGRQHVP from the coding sequence ATGGGTGAACCCGACGAACACCCGCGCGCGCCGGTCCCGCTCGACGACATCGACCGGGTTCTGGTCCGCGAGTTGGTCGCCGACGGTCGCGCGACGCTGGCCCATCTGGCCGCCACCGCGGGCCTGTCGGTGTCTGCCGTACAGGCGCGGGTGCGACGGCTGGAGGCGCGGGGCGTCATCACCGGATACCAGGCCCGGCTCGACCCCGAAGCGGTCGGACACCAGCTGTCGGCGTTCGTCGCCATCACCCCTCTCGATCCGTCCCAACCCGATGATGCGCCCGCGCGGCTCGAACACATACCGGCGATCGAGGCCTGCCACTCGGTGGCCGGCGAGGAGAGTTACGTGCTGCTGGTGCGCGTCGACTCGGCGCGCGCGCTCGAAGACCTGCTTCAACAGATCCGCACCACGGCCAACGTGCGCACCCGAAGCACGGTCATCCTGCAGACGTTCTACGACGGACGCCAGCACGTCCCGTAG
- the amaB gene encoding L-piperidine-6-carboxylate dehydrogenase: MTNTRTAALPTGAQLSAKVRDALATIGAAVELGAPGAHGLPASTPITGDVLFSIPETTPQQADAAIAQAAQAFTVWRSTPAPVRGALVARLGELLVEHKDDLATLVTVEAGKITSEALGEVQEMIDICQFAVGQSRQLYGKTIASERPGHRLMETWHPLGVVGVITAFNFPVAVWSWNAAIALVCGDTVVWKPSELTPLTAVACQALLERAAADVGAPPEVSRLVLGGREVGARLVDDPRVALLSATGSVRMGRQVGPRVAQRFGKALLELGGNNAAIVTPSADLELAVRAIVFSAAGTAGQRCTTLRRLIVHSSIADVAVARILSAYPQLPIGDPAADGTLVGPLIHETAYRDMVRALEQARRDGGEVFGGQRHDFGENAYYVAPALVRMSAQTELVHTETFAPILYVLTYDEFDDAVALNNAVPHGLSSAIFTRDIQEAERFLAADGSDCGIANVNIGTSGAEIGGAFGGEKHTGGGRESGSDAWKAYVRRATNTINYSSDLPLAQGVHFG, encoded by the coding sequence ATGACCAACACCCGAACCGCTGCGCTTCCCACCGGCGCGCAGCTGAGCGCAAAGGTGCGTGACGCGCTGGCCACCATCGGCGCAGCCGTCGAACTCGGCGCGCCGGGCGCGCACGGTCTGCCCGCGAGCACACCGATCACCGGCGACGTGCTGTTCAGCATCCCGGAGACGACGCCGCAACAAGCCGATGCCGCCATTGCGCAAGCGGCACAGGCGTTTACGGTGTGGCGCAGCACGCCCGCCCCGGTGCGCGGCGCGCTGGTGGCCCGGCTCGGCGAACTGCTCGTCGAGCACAAGGACGATCTGGCGACGCTGGTCACCGTGGAGGCCGGAAAGATCACGTCCGAGGCGCTCGGCGAGGTGCAGGAGATGATCGACATCTGCCAGTTCGCCGTCGGCCAGTCACGGCAGCTGTACGGCAAGACCATCGCCTCGGAGCGGCCCGGGCACCGGCTGATGGAGACCTGGCATCCGCTCGGGGTGGTCGGCGTCATCACGGCGTTCAACTTTCCCGTGGCGGTGTGGTCGTGGAACGCCGCGATCGCGCTGGTGTGCGGTGACACCGTGGTGTGGAAACCCTCCGAGCTGACCCCGCTGACCGCGGTTGCCTGCCAGGCGCTGCTGGAGCGGGCCGCCGCCGACGTGGGCGCCCCGCCGGAGGTCAGCCGGCTCGTCCTGGGCGGTCGTGAGGTCGGCGCGCGCCTCGTCGACGACCCGCGGGTGGCGCTGTTGTCGGCCACCGGTTCGGTGCGGATGGGCCGACAGGTGGGGCCGCGGGTGGCGCAGCGGTTCGGCAAGGCGCTGCTGGAACTCGGCGGAAACAACGCCGCGATCGTGACGCCGTCGGCCGACCTCGAGCTCGCGGTACGCGCGATCGTGTTCTCGGCCGCGGGCACCGCCGGTCAGCGGTGCACCACGCTCCGGCGGCTGATCGTGCACTCGTCGATCGCCGACGTGGCGGTGGCGCGGATTTTGTCCGCCTACCCGCAATTGCCGATCGGTGATCCGGCCGCCGACGGCACGCTGGTCGGCCCGCTGATCCACGAGACCGCCTACCGCGACATGGTTCGCGCCCTGGAGCAGGCGCGCCGTGACGGCGGTGAGGTGTTCGGCGGTCAGCGCCACGACTTCGGCGAGAACGCCTACTACGTCGCGCCCGCGCTGGTGCGGATGTCCGCGCAGACCGAGCTGGTGCACACCGAGACCTTCGCGCCGATCCTCTACGTGCTCACCTACGACGAATTCGACGACGCCGTAGCGTTGAACAATGCTGTGCCCCACGGTCTTTCGTCGGCGATCTTCACCCGCGACATCCAGGAGGCCGAGCGGTTCCTGGCCGCCGACGGTTCGGACTGCGGCATCGCCAACGTCAACATCGGCACCTCGGGCGCGGAGATCGGCGGCGCTTTCGGCGGTGAAAAGCACACGGGCGGCGGCAGGGAGTCCGGCTCGGACGCCTGGAAGGCGTACGTGCGCAGGGCGACCAACACGATCAACTACTCGAGCGACCTACCGCTGGCCCAGGGCGTGCACTTCGGCTGA
- a CDS encoding TetR/AcrR family transcriptional regulator, producing MSEPRRRLSPDDRRNELLALGAEVFGQRPYDEVRIDEIAERAGVSRALMYHYFPDKRTFFSAVVRVEVDRLFEATNTPARPGQSLFDQLREAVLAYLRYDEQHPHGAWAAYVGMGPHDPELRGIAEDDDERQADRILARIHAATGVELDSKVERDIRIRVYSWLAFTLEMCRQRVLEPSIDVDQVAEACAHALFDAIRRVPGIPASLHDAISV from the coding sequence ATGTCTGAACCCCGGCGGCGGCTGTCCCCCGACGACCGACGCAACGAATTGCTGGCCCTTGGTGCCGAGGTGTTCGGGCAGCGGCCCTATGACGAGGTCCGCATCGACGAGATCGCCGAACGTGCAGGGGTGTCCCGCGCCCTGATGTATCACTACTTTCCCGACAAGCGGACGTTCTTTTCCGCGGTGGTACGCGTCGAGGTCGACCGGCTCTTCGAGGCCACCAACACCCCGGCCAGGCCCGGCCAGAGCCTGTTCGACCAGCTGCGCGAGGCGGTGCTGGCCTATCTGCGCTACGACGAGCAGCACCCGCACGGGGCGTGGGCGGCCTACGTCGGGATGGGCCCCCACGACCCCGAACTGCGCGGCATCGCAGAAGACGACGACGAACGCCAGGCCGACCGGATCCTCGCGCGCATCCACGCCGCGACCGGCGTCGAACTGGACTCCAAGGTCGAGCGCGACATCCGCATCCGGGTCTACAGCTGGTTGGCGTTCACCCTCGAGATGTGTCGTCAGCGCGTACTGGAACCGTCGATCGACGTCGACCAGGTCGCCGAGGCCTGCGCGCACGCCCTGTTCGACGCGATCCGGCGGGTGCCCGGCATCCCCGCATCCCTGCACGACGCGATTTCGGTGTAG
- a CDS encoding ATP-dependent helicase: MSSTALSRFSELTRQWFAGTFAEPTPAQAQAWAAIADGDNTLVIAPTGSGKTLAAFLWAIDRLAVSQPRRPGAGTRVLYVSPLKALAVDVERNLRTPLTGIGRIAERRGASAPDITVGVRSGDTPPKQRRELIVHPPDILITTPESLFLMLTSSARETLAEVQTVIVDEVHAVAATKRGAHLALSLERLDQLTDKPAQRIGLSATVRPPEEVARFLSGQRRTTIVAPAAAKTFDLSVQVPVPDMANLENNTIWPDVEHRIVDLIEAHNSSIVFANSRRLAERLTSRLNEISAERSEPTAREGSDAVPDAHNRHVGGGAPAQLMGSGTSYGAPTLLARAHHGSVSKEQRAQVEDDLKSGRLKAVVATSSLELGIDMGAVDLVIQVEAPPSVASGLQRIGRAGHQVGEISQGVLFPKHRTDLIGCAVTVKRMLAGEIESMRVPTNPLDVLAQHTVAACALEPLDADGWFDTVRRSAPFATLPRSAFEATLDLLSGKYPSTEFAELRPRLVYDRDTGTLTARPGAQRLAVTSGGAIPDRGLFTVYLATDSEKPSRVGELDEEMVYESRPGDVISLGATSWRITEITHDRVLVIPAPGQPARLPFWRGDGVGRPAELGAAVGQFTGELAQLGRGEFDTRCRTMGFDEYAVDNLWRLLDDQRQATGVVPSDTTLVVERFRDELGDWRVILHSPYGLRVHGPLALAVSRRLRERYGIEEKPTASDDGIIVRLPDTDEAAPGADLFVFDADEIEPIVTAEVGGSALFASRFRECAARALLLPRRHPGKRSPLWHQRQRAAQLLDVAHKYPDFPIVLEAVRECLQDVYDVPALTELMHRVVQRRLRVLEVETATPSPFAASLLFGYVGAFMYEGDSPLAERRAAALSLDSVLLAELLGRVELRELLDPQVIATTTRQLQHLAEDRLARDAEAVADLLRLLGPLTEHEVAERATTADVAGWLDGLRAAKRALTVTFADETWWVAVEDIGLLRDGVGVAVPVGVPAAFTESVHDPLDELLGRYARTHGPFTTADAAGRFGLGLRVSADVLSRMAIDGKLIRGEFTDAATAAEGEQWCDADVLKILRRRSLAALRAQVEPVSTAAYARFLPSWQQVGSHNAGIDGLAAVIDQLAGVPIPASAVEPLVFGQRVRDYQPAMLDELLASGEVTWSGAGQIGTGDGWVAFHHAESAPMTLSPPVEIEFTDTHRTILETLGGGGAYFFRQLADTFFSQLADHPTDELKAALWELVWAGWVTGDTFAPIRAMLTGPRRGTGRRGAPAHRQRQRPPRLSRYSVAHAQARSADPTVAGRWSALPAVEPESTVRAHFRAEQLLSRHGVLTKGAVAAEQVPGGFAMLYKVLTAFEDAGRCQRGYFVESLGGAQFAAASTVDRLRSYLDGVDPERREYSAVVLAAADPANPYGAALPWPGQGPGRKAGALVAIVDGELVWFLERGGRTLLSFSEDPEAHVAAAAALAELIGTGRVSSLLVEKVNGISVLDPDADGQRAAVQAALTGAGFSRTPRGLRLR; the protein is encoded by the coding sequence ATGAGCTCCACCGCGCTGTCCCGGTTCAGCGAGCTGACCAGGCAGTGGTTCGCGGGCACGTTCGCCGAGCCGACACCCGCGCAGGCCCAGGCCTGGGCGGCGATCGCCGACGGCGACAACACCCTGGTCATCGCGCCGACCGGGTCGGGTAAGACGCTCGCGGCGTTCCTGTGGGCCATCGACCGGTTGGCGGTATCCCAACCGCGCCGGCCCGGAGCGGGCACGCGGGTGCTGTACGTATCCCCGCTCAAGGCGCTGGCCGTCGACGTCGAGCGCAACCTGCGCACCCCGCTGACCGGCATCGGCCGGATCGCCGAACGGCGCGGGGCGTCCGCACCCGACATCACCGTCGGCGTGCGCTCCGGGGACACCCCGCCCAAACAACGCCGTGAGCTGATCGTGCACCCGCCCGACATCCTGATCACGACGCCGGAATCGCTGTTCCTGATGCTGACGTCGTCAGCCCGCGAAACGCTTGCCGAGGTGCAGACCGTGATCGTCGACGAGGTGCACGCCGTCGCGGCCACCAAACGCGGTGCGCACCTGGCGCTGTCGCTGGAACGGCTCGATCAGCTCACCGACAAGCCCGCGCAACGCATCGGGCTGTCCGCGACCGTGCGCCCGCCCGAGGAGGTCGCGCGGTTCTTGTCCGGCCAGCGGCGCACGACGATCGTCGCGCCGGCCGCGGCCAAGACGTTCGACCTTTCGGTGCAGGTGCCGGTGCCCGATATGGCCAACCTCGAGAACAACACCATCTGGCCCGACGTCGAACACCGCATCGTCGACCTGATCGAGGCGCACAACAGCTCGATCGTGTTCGCCAACTCGCGCCGCCTGGCCGAGCGGCTGACCTCGCGGCTCAACGAGATCTCCGCCGAACGCTCTGAGCCCACCGCTCGTGAGGGCAGCGACGCGGTGCCCGACGCGCACAATCGCCACGTCGGCGGCGGCGCGCCCGCCCAGTTGATGGGCAGCGGCACCTCGTACGGCGCTCCGACGCTGCTGGCCCGCGCCCATCACGGGTCGGTCAGCAAGGAGCAACGCGCTCAGGTCGAGGACGACCTCAAGAGCGGCCGGCTCAAGGCCGTGGTGGCCACCTCCAGCCTGGAGTTGGGCATCGACATGGGCGCAGTCGATCTGGTGATCCAGGTCGAGGCGCCGCCGTCGGTGGCCAGCGGCCTTCAGCGCATCGGGCGCGCCGGCCACCAGGTCGGTGAGATCTCGCAGGGCGTGCTGTTTCCCAAGCACCGAACGGATCTGATCGGCTGCGCGGTCACGGTCAAGCGCATGCTGGCCGGTGAGATCGAGAGCATGCGGGTGCCGACGAACCCGCTGGACGTGCTGGCACAGCACACGGTGGCCGCATGCGCGCTCGAACCGCTGGACGCCGATGGGTGGTTCGACACGGTGCGGCGCAGCGCCCCGTTCGCGACGTTGCCGCGCAGCGCTTTCGAGGCAACGCTGGACCTGCTGTCGGGAAAGTACCCGTCGACGGAGTTCGCCGAGTTGCGCCCGCGGCTGGTCTACGACCGCGACACCGGCACGCTCACCGCCCGCCCCGGTGCGCAGCGGCTCGCGGTGACGTCGGGCGGCGCCATCCCCGACCGCGGCCTGTTCACCGTCTACCTAGCCACCGATTCGGAGAAGCCCTCGCGCGTCGGCGAACTCGACGAGGAGATGGTCTACGAATCCCGCCCCGGCGACGTCATCTCGCTGGGCGCGACCAGTTGGCGGATCACCGAGATCACCCACGACCGGGTGTTGGTGATCCCCGCGCCCGGACAGCCGGCCCGGCTTCCGTTCTGGCGCGGCGACGGGGTGGGCAGGCCCGCCGAACTCGGCGCCGCGGTCGGCCAGTTCACCGGCGAGTTGGCCCAGCTGGGCCGCGGCGAGTTCGATACCCGCTGCCGCACAATGGGTTTCGACGAGTACGCGGTCGACAACCTGTGGCGGCTTCTCGACGACCAACGTCAAGCGACCGGCGTGGTGCCCTCCGATACGACACTGGTCGTCGAGCGGTTCCGCGATGAGCTCGGCGACTGGCGGGTGATCCTGCACTCCCCCTACGGGCTTCGGGTGCACGGGCCGCTGGCGTTGGCGGTCTCGCGTCGGCTGCGCGAGCGCTACGGCATCGAGGAGAAGCCGACGGCCTCCGACGACGGCATCATCGTGCGGCTGCCCGACACCGACGAGGCCGCCCCCGGCGCGGACCTGTTCGTGTTCGACGCCGACGAGATCGAGCCCATCGTCACCGCTGAGGTGGGCGGCTCGGCGCTGTTCGCGTCGCGGTTCCGCGAATGTGCCGCCCGCGCATTGCTTTTGCCCCGCCGCCATCCGGGAAAGCGCTCGCCGCTGTGGCATCAGCGCCAGCGCGCCGCGCAGTTGCTCGACGTCGCCCACAAGTACCCGGATTTCCCGATCGTGCTGGAGGCGGTGCGCGAATGCCTGCAGGACGTATACGACGTGCCGGCACTGACCGAGCTGATGCACCGGGTGGTGCAGCGCCGGCTGCGGGTCCTCGAAGTCGAGACCGCCACGCCGTCGCCGTTCGCGGCGTCGCTGTTGTTCGGCTACGTCGGGGCGTTCATGTACGAAGGCGACAGCCCGCTGGCCGAGCGACGCGCGGCGGCGCTGTCACTGGACAGCGTCTTGCTGGCCGAACTGCTGGGCCGGGTGGAGCTGCGCGAACTGCTCGATCCGCAGGTCATCGCGACCACGACGCGCCAACTGCAGCATCTGGCCGAGGACCGGCTGGCCCGCGACGCCGAGGCGGTCGCCGACCTGCTGCGCCTGCTCGGCCCGCTGACCGAACATGAGGTCGCCGAGCGCGCGACGACGGCCGACGTGGCAGGCTGGCTCGACGGGCTGCGCGCCGCCAAGCGCGCGCTGACGGTGACGTTCGCCGACGAAACCTGGTGGGTGGCCGTCGAAGACATCGGGCTGCTGCGCGACGGTGTCGGGGTGGCGGTGCCGGTGGGGGTGCCCGCGGCGTTCACCGAGTCGGTCCACGACCCGCTCGACGAACTGCTCGGCCGCTACGCGCGCACGCACGGTCCGTTCACCACCGCAGACGCCGCGGGCCGATTCGGGCTCGGGCTGCGGGTCAGCGCCGACGTGCTGAGTCGAATGGCGATCGACGGCAAGCTGATCCGCGGCGAGTTCACCGACGCCGCGACGGCGGCCGAGGGTGAACAGTGGTGTGACGCCGATGTTCTCAAGATTTTGCGACGCAGGTCGTTGGCCGCGCTGCGGGCCCAGGTCGAGCCGGTCAGCACCGCGGCCTACGCCCGCTTCCTGCCGTCATGGCAACAGGTCGGCTCGCACAACGCCGGCATCGACGGGCTGGCCGCCGTCATCGATCAACTCGCCGGGGTGCCGATCCCCGCGTCGGCGGTGGAACCGCTGGTGTTCGGTCAACGGGTGCGCGACTACCAGCCGGCGATGCTCGACGAACTGCTGGCCTCCGGCGAAGTCACCTGGTCGGGCGCCGGGCAGATAGGCACCGGGGACGGTTGGGTCGCGTTCCACCACGCCGAGTCGGCCCCGATGACGTTGAGCCCGCCCGTCGAGATCGAGTTCACCGACACCCACCGCACGATTCTGGAGACCCTCGGTGGCGGCGGCGCATACTTCTTTCGGCAGCTCGCTGACACCTTTTTTTCTCAGCTCGCCGACCACCCGACCGATGAACTCAAAGCCGCGCTGTGGGAGTTGGTGTGGGCCGGCTGGGTCACCGGCGACACGTTCGCACCGATCCGGGCGATGCTGACCGGGCCCCGCCGCGGCACCGGTCGACGCGGCGCCCCCGCGCACCGGCAACGGCAGCGGCCGCCGCGGTTGAGCCGCTACAGCGTCGCGCACGCCCAGGCCCGCAGTGCCGATCCGACGGTGGCGGGCCGCTGGTCTGCACTGCCCGCGGTCGAGCCGGAATCGACTGTGCGGGCGCATTTTCGGGCCGAACAGTTGCTGAGCCGCCACGGTGTGCTGACCAAGGGTGCGGTGGCAGCCGAGCAGGTGCCCGGCGGCTTCGCGATGCTTTACAAGGTGCTGACGGCGTTCGAGGACGCCGGGCGCTGCCAGCGCGGCTACTTCGTCGAATCGCTGGGCGGCGCCCAGTTCGCGGCGGCGTCGACGGTGGACCGGTTGCGCAGTTACCTCGACGGCGTGGATCCGGAGCGCCGCGAGTATTCCGCTGTCGTGCTGGCCGCCGCCGACCCGGCCAACCCGTACGGGGCGGCGCTGCCGTGGCCGGGTCAGGGGCCGGGACGCAAAGCCGGTGCACTGGTCGCGATCGTCGACGGAGAGCTGGTGTGGTTCCTGGAACGGGGCGGCCGCACGCTGCTGAGCTTCAGCGAGGACCCCGAAGCCCATGTCGCGGCCGCCGCGGCCCTTGCCGAGCTGATCGGCACCGGGCGCGTCTCGTCGCTGCTGGTGGAGAAGGTCAACGGCATCTCGGTGCTGGATCCGGACGCCGACGGCCAGCGCGCGGCGGTGCAGGCCGCGCTGACGGGCGCGGGCTTTTCCCGCACACCTCGCGGGTTGAGGCTGCGGTAG
- the nei2 gene encoding endonuclease VIII Nei2, which produces MPEGDTVWHTAVLLRDALAGKTLTRCDVRVPRYATVDLAGQVVDEVLSRGKHLFIRAGGASIHSHLKMEGSWKVNPLSKPSRAGHRIRIILETADIQAVGIDLGVLEVLDRAQDSDVVAHLGPDLLGADWDPQVAVRNLTAEPHRQLSDALLDQRVMAGVGNVYCNELCFVTAYLPTTPVSRVKDPLRMVQRARDMLWLNRSRWNRTTTGDTRRGNQLWVYGRAGEPCRRCATPIEVDRGGERVSYWCPVCQT; this is translated from the coding sequence ATGCCCGAAGGCGACACCGTCTGGCACACCGCCGTTCTCCTGCGTGACGCGCTCGCGGGAAAAACCCTGACGCGCTGCGACGTCCGCGTGCCGCGCTACGCCACCGTCGACCTGGCGGGTCAGGTTGTCGACGAAGTGCTCAGCCGGGGCAAGCACCTGTTCATCCGGGCCGGCGGGGCCAGTATCCACTCGCATCTGAAGATGGAGGGCAGCTGGAAGGTCAACCCGTTGAGCAAGCCGAGCCGGGCAGGCCACCGGATCCGAATCATCTTGGAGACCGCCGATATCCAGGCGGTGGGCATCGACCTCGGCGTACTCGAGGTGCTCGACCGTGCGCAGGACTCGGACGTGGTGGCCCATCTCGGCCCGGATCTGCTCGGCGCGGACTGGGACCCGCAGGTGGCGGTGCGCAACCTGACCGCCGAACCTCACCGCCAGCTGTCCGATGCGCTGCTGGACCAACGCGTGATGGCCGGGGTCGGCAACGTGTACTGCAACGAGTTGTGTTTTGTCACAGCCTATCTGCCGACCACACCCGTCAGCCGCGTAAAGGACCCGCTGCGTATGGTGCAACGCGCCAGGGACATGTTGTGGCTCAACCGGTCCCGGTGGAACCGCACCACCACAGGCGACACCCGGCGCGGCAACCAGCTGTGGGTGTACGGCCGCGCGGGTGAGCCGTGCCGTCGCTGCGCCACCCCGATCGAGGTCGATCGGGGCGGCGAGCGGGTCAGCTACTGGTGCCCGGTCTGTCAGACCTGA